The sequence CGCGATGACCAGGCCGACGAGGGCCGCCGAGTCCTCCAGCAGGACGCTGACCGAGGTGGGCTCGTCGGTGCGGCGGATGTAGGCGCGCAGCGGCAGGTCCTCCGCCCGCGCGGCCGCCCGGACCTGCCGGACGGCCTGCTGCCACGAGACCGCCTCCAGCACGAACGCCACGGCGAGCACGAGGTACCCGACGATCGCGCCGGTCTCGGCGGCCCTGCGGTGCCCGGTGAGCGTCTCGATGCCCTGGTAGTAGGAGAACAGCGCGCCCATACCGAAGATCGCGACGGCGACGAGCAGGGTCCAGATGTAGCGCTCCTTGCCGTGGCCGAGCGGGTGGCGGCGGTCGGCGGGCCGCCCGCTGCGGCGCAGTCCCACCAGCAGCAGCACCTCGTTGAAGGTGTCGGCGATCGAGTGCGCGGCCTCCGCCGCCATCGACGCCGACCCGGTGATCAGCGCGGCGACGACCTTGGCGATGGCGATGCCGAGGTTCGCGGCGAACGCGAGGGCGACGGTCAGGAGGCTCTCGTCCTGCGGTCCGCCGCCGTCCCGCCGCCCTGCGGTCCGCCCGCCGCTCTGTGCCGCCATGGTCCGTCCCCTGCCCAGGTGGTCGCCGTGCCATGCGCCGCGAGGGCGGGGACGCGCCCGCGCGGCGCCGCCGTCAGGACGCGGGGGCGCGCAGCCGGGCCCGGTCGGGCTTCCCGGACGCCAGCAGCGGGATCGACTCCACCAGCTCCAGCTCGCGCGGCGCCGCGTACGGGGGCATCGTCTCGCGGACGAACGCGCGCAGCTCGGTCAGCTCCGGCAGGCCGGAGGCGGCGGGAACGACGACGGCGGTGACCCGCTCGCCCCACTCGGGGTCGGGGCGGCCGACCACGACGACGTCGCGGACCTTCGGGTGGCGCGACAGCGCGGTGGCGATCTCGCCCGCGACGACCTTCTCCCCGCCGGTGTTGATCACGTCGTCGAGGCGGCCGCGGACGCGGAGCCGGCCGCCCTCGATCGCGCCGAGGTCCTGGGTGAGGAACCAGTCGCCGTCCCGGACCCCGGCGGTCGGTCCGGGGCGCAGCCGGTAGCGTGTGAACAGCGAAGGGCCGGCGAGGCGGATCCTGCCGCCGTCGCCGA is a genomic window of Actinomadura citrea containing:
- a CDS encoding cation diffusion facilitator family transporter — protein: MAAQSGGRTAGRRDGGGPQDESLLTVALAFAANLGIAIAKVVAALITGSASMAAEAAHSIADTFNEVLLLVGLRRSGRPADRRHPLGHGKERYIWTLLVAVAIFGMGALFSYYQGIETLTGHRRAAETGAIVGYLVLAVAFVLEAVSWQQAVRQVRAAARAEDLPLRAYIRRTDEPTSVSVLLEDSAALVGLVIAFGGLGLHQLTGSAIWDGVGSLLIGVLLTAVALLLGRINLNLLTGSQADPRIVADVRARLGRADEVEWVVDIVTVTFGADRVLVCARLDFRDSLTAAEVERACVRMARELRDAHKEIDEVFLEPVPRDDPELRERVIARYGRTLRPRDSET